The Leishmania braziliensis MHOM/BR/75/M2904 WGS CADA00000000 data, contig 35, whole genome shotgun sequence genomic interval AAAAGCACATGAAGCCGTGATGCTGCTTTCTGCTCACTTGGTGTGTTATGGGAGAGAGACTGTCAGCGCcgcccttcccccccccccccccgggtAGTGGTGGAGTGTGCAAAATGGAGGCACATTGAttcagtgtgtgtgtctgtgtgtcgcatcacccttcccccaagaagggctgctgccgccgtcgttcttcacccccttccctctgtTCGCTTTTTAGCTGCAATCTCCCCAATCTTCTTTGCACCTCTTACCAACTGCACACTTGTGTTTGCGCagttgtgcgtgcgtgcgtccaCTATTCTACATCCggccttctctttcttccatctctttttcctctctctctctgttcccATCTCACCTTTTCCCCTCCACTGTCCTGGTGTTGTCGGTAGAAGAGTCTGCTATAATAGACCAAGTCTATCCTCTGTCACAGGATCCACTCACGTTCTCTCTACATCAGAcgctctctttgtttcttgtTCGGGGTCGGCATTCTTATAGATCGCTTCTTCGgcgccttcgccttctccagtcACGCGAATTTTTTCCGCTGCTTTGTACGCGATTCGTCCGTCATGCAGCAGACACCCTCAGACTGCGTTGCCAGCTTCAAGCTGATTCTGGTCGGCGATGGTGGCACGGGTAAGACAACTTTCGTGAAGCGTCACTTGACCGGCGAGTTCGAGAAGCGCTACGTCGCTACCGTTGGTGTCGATGTGCATCCGTTAACCTTCCACACGAACCGCGGCAAGATCTGCTTTAACTGCTGGGACACAGCCGGCCAGGAGAAGTTCGGTGGTCTGCGCGATGGCTACTACGTGGAGGGCCAGTGCGCCATCATCATGTTTGACGTCACCAGCCGTAACACGTACAAGAACGTTCCAAACTGGTACCGCGATAtcacgcgcgtgtgcgacAACATCCCCATCGTCTTGGTAGGCAACAAGGTGGACTGCGCGGACCGTCAGGTCAAGGCGAAGATGATTACCTTCCACCGCAAGAAGGGTCTCCAGTACTACGATATCTCAGCCAAGTCGAACTACAACTTCGAGAAGCCGTTCGTTTGGCTGGCTAAAAAGCTCGCCAACGATCCCGATCTGATGCTGGTGGAGGTACCGATGCTGGACACAGATGTGGTTGCTCTTACTGCCgagcaggtggcggcgctggaagcggagcagcaggccaTGGCGaacgcgccgctgcccatGGGGGATGACGAGTGAGTCATCCGCTCTCATTCTTTCTCCCCATCTCACTCTCTGTTGCATGCACGCGCGCCTTGCTTACCCGCTAATGCACTCGTTCCCTCGGTACTTGATTCTCTTCGTTGGTGCTCAggccctccccttctcctcctctttcctcccccgcATCTGTTTTGTGGTTTCCCGCCTCTCcgcgcacccctccccccttttaAAAATGATGTTTATTTATTCGGTGGTTTCCTTTCGCTGTCGTCCTAAGTCGCTCTTCTCCAGAGAGGCGAGCAGGATACACACGCATGCAAGGGAGAACTAAACACGAAAAAGCGAACCCAAAGCTAacgcaacaacaacaacatcGCTGCCGATGCACATGCAAACACAGACGCATGCAGCACTCTCTACTTATCTAGAAAGAgacggaggtggagagcagcagatgcaggggagaggcgcgcacacacttATTTGCTGGGAGCGAGGTCGAtatcctctt includes:
- a CDS encoding GTP-binding protein, putative gives rise to the protein MQQTPSDCVASFKLILVGDGGTGKTTFVKRHLTGEFEKRYVATVGVDVHPLTFHTNRGKICFNCWDTAGQEKFGGLRDGYYVEGQCAIIMFDVTSRNTYKNVPNWYRDITRVCDNIPIVLVGNKVDCADRQVKAKMITFHRKKGLQYYDISAKSNYNFEKPFVWLAKKLANDPDLMLVEVPMLDTDVVALTAEQVAALEAEQQAMANAPLPMGDDE